A stretch of the Luteimonas sp. JM171 genome encodes the following:
- a CDS encoding phospholipase D family protein, giving the protein MNGLRRWLWLALLLPALAGCTGLSELQRSEAVRIAAQARDATVHCDQPDTACARPSPLRALGVHAWAGSAPGAPRHEVLLLDYGQDALVARLDLIRSAQRSIDLQTYIFDEDDAGRLVLEELLSAARRGVSVRVLVDQLSALRHVDTLASLASAHVNFQMRIYNPVLGRARLSYPQYVLAAACCWRQLNRRMHNKEFLIDGVVGITGGRNYQDRYFDWDPAFNFRDRDILVAGPVTAGMAANFEAFWHSPRAVPIAELTDVARHLLDHGPGVMAEPRYRMPRRVEAISRDADDAALVSGRLAAAAIAVGEVEFIADPPEKHRAAWEDDAPATVRLREIIEGAQQEVLLQTPYLVLSKPAREMFAALHARGDGPRIVVSTNSLAATDSFITYALSYKYRRRHLRDYGFRIYEYKPFPLDAPVDVDATGAVDIAVNPDGSVEVIPADARLDATAGPTAPEGQAGPQDPPRQAPPEGRGTPLDREYSALRWAGIGVNEPVPLRRAGVRIGLHSKSLVVDGRFGIVGTHNFDPRGDNLNTESAVIIEDPVFARALGESIRRDIAPENSWAIGPRDRPAVLPGLGYSVGKVFEQLPLFDFWPRRYATSYQFVPGPGCPLPPPMPGDEDFRRCHEPVGDFPEVNLGWRRILTRITTAFGAGLAPIL; this is encoded by the coding sequence ATGAACGGGCTGCGACGATGGCTGTGGCTGGCGCTGCTGCTGCCGGCGCTGGCGGGGTGCACGGGGCTGTCGGAGCTGCAGCGCAGCGAGGCCGTGCGCATCGCCGCCCAGGCCCGCGACGCGACGGTGCACTGCGACCAGCCGGACACCGCCTGCGCTCGCCCCTCGCCACTGCGCGCGCTCGGGGTCCACGCCTGGGCAGGCAGCGCCCCGGGCGCGCCCCGGCATGAGGTGCTGCTGCTGGACTACGGCCAGGATGCACTGGTCGCGCGCCTGGACCTCATCCGCAGCGCCCAGCGCAGCATCGACCTGCAGACCTACATCTTCGACGAGGACGACGCCGGCCGGCTGGTGCTCGAGGAACTGCTTTCCGCGGCGCGGCGGGGGGTGTCGGTACGGGTGCTGGTGGACCAGCTGTCGGCGCTGCGCCATGTCGACACCCTGGCGTCGCTGGCTTCGGCCCACGTGAACTTCCAGATGCGCATCTACAACCCGGTGCTGGGACGCGCGCGCCTGAGCTACCCGCAGTACGTGCTGGCCGCTGCCTGCTGCTGGCGCCAGCTCAACCGGCGCATGCACAACAAGGAGTTCCTGATCGACGGGGTGGTCGGGATCACGGGCGGGCGCAACTACCAGGACCGCTATTTCGACTGGGACCCGGCGTTCAACTTCCGCGACCGCGACATCCTCGTGGCCGGGCCGGTGACCGCCGGGATGGCGGCCAACTTCGAAGCGTTCTGGCATTCGCCGCGGGCCGTTCCCATTGCCGAACTCACCGACGTGGCCCGGCACCTGCTCGACCACGGCCCCGGCGTCATGGCCGAGCCCCGGTACCGGATGCCGCGCCGGGTGGAGGCGATCTCCCGCGACGCCGACGACGCCGCGCTGGTATCGGGCCGGCTGGCCGCGGCGGCCATCGCCGTGGGTGAGGTGGAGTTCATCGCCGACCCGCCCGAGAAGCACCGGGCCGCCTGGGAAGACGACGCGCCGGCCACCGTGCGCCTGCGCGAGATCATCGAGGGCGCGCAGCAGGAGGTGCTGTTGCAGACCCCCTACCTGGTGCTGTCGAAGCCCGCGCGCGAGATGTTCGCCGCCCTGCACGCGCGCGGGGACGGGCCGCGCATCGTGGTCTCCACCAACAGCCTGGCGGCCACCGACTCCTTCATCACCTATGCCCTGTCCTACAAATACCGGCGGCGGCACCTGCGCGACTACGGGTTCCGCATCTACGAGTACAAGCCGTTCCCGCTCGATGCGCCGGTGGACGTTGACGCCACCGGGGCCGTCGATATCGCGGTCAACCCGGACGGCTCGGTCGAGGTCATCCCCGCGGACGCGCGCCTGGACGCCACCGCCGGGCCGACGGCCCCGGAAGGACAGGCCGGCCCGCAGGACCCACCCCGCCAGGCGCCGCCCGAAGGCCGGGGCACCCCGCTCGATCGCGAATATTCCGCCCTGCGCTGGGCGGGCATTGGCGTCAACGAGCCGGTGCCCCTGCGCCGCGCCGGGGTGCGCATCGGCCTGCACTCCAAATCGCTGGTGGTGGATGGCCGCTTCGGCATCGTGGGCACCCACAATTTCGATCCGCGCGGCGACAACCTCAACACCGAAAGTGCGGTGATCATCGAGGACCCGGTGTTCGCCCGGGCCCTGGGCGAGAGCATCCGGCGCGACATCGCCCCGGAGAACTCCTGGGCCATCGGCCCGCGCGACCGGCCGGCGGTGCTCCCCGGCCTGGGCTACTCGGTGGGCAAAGTGTTCGAGCAGCTGCCGCTGTTTGATTTCTGGCCGCGCCGCTACGCCACCAGCTACCAGTTCGTGCCGGGCCCCGGATGCCCGCTGCCGCCGCCCATGCCGGGCGACGAGGACTTCCGGCGCTGCCATGAACCGGTGGGTGACTTCCCGGAGGTCAACCTGGGCTGGCGCCGGATCCTGACCCGCATCACCACGGCCTTCGGGGCCGGCCTCGCCCCGATCCTGTAA
- the ggt gene encoding gamma-glutamyltransferase gives MPMPRFLLAALALAVAPAVCAADRITGEPFATRSEVYAPKAMAATSHPLATQIALDVMQAGGSAVDAAIAANAALGLMEPTGNGIGGDLFAIVWDPRTRQLHGYNGSGRSPQALTMDEFGRRGLEAIPPRGPLPVSVPGAVDGWFALHGRFGRLPMAEVLAPTIRYARDGHPVHEVIAHYWARSVPVLSQWPGFSEQFTIDGRAPATGETWRNPNLADTLQQLAEGGRDAFYKGDIARTIDAYFRENDGFLRYEDLAAHEGNWVDPVSTNYRGFDVWELPPSGQGIAALQILNLLEPYDLQSYGFGSPEHVHLFVEAKKLAFADRARWYADPDFHPAPVTRLISKEYAAERGQLMSIDRAARQVQPGTPAQLDEGDTIYLTTADADGMMVSLIQSNYRGMGSGMAPPGLGFILQNRGEQFVLGDPGHPNAYAPGKRPFHTIIPAFVTKDGEPWLSYGVMGGAMQPQGHVQILINMIDFGMNLQEAGDAPRIHHDGSAEPVGDNAPMADGGRIELESGFPYETVRALMRKGHRVQFADGPYGGYQAIQANPHGGWIGASESRKDGQASGY, from the coding sequence ATGCCCATGCCCAGATTCCTGCTCGCCGCCCTCGCCCTGGCCGTTGCCCCGGCGGTCTGCGCCGCCGACCGCATCACCGGCGAACCCTTCGCCACCCGCAGCGAGGTGTATGCGCCCAAGGCGATGGCCGCGACCTCGCATCCGCTGGCCACGCAGATCGCGCTGGATGTGATGCAGGCCGGCGGCTCGGCGGTGGACGCGGCGATCGCTGCCAACGCCGCGCTGGGGCTGATGGAGCCGACCGGCAACGGCATCGGCGGCGACCTGTTCGCGATCGTGTGGGATCCGCGCACCCGGCAGCTGCACGGCTACAACGGCTCCGGGCGCTCGCCGCAGGCGCTGACGATGGACGAGTTCGGCCGCCGCGGGCTGGAGGCGATCCCGCCGCGCGGGCCGCTGCCGGTGAGCGTGCCGGGCGCGGTGGACGGCTGGTTCGCCCTGCACGGGCGCTTCGGCCGGCTGCCGATGGCCGAGGTGCTGGCGCCGACCATCCGCTACGCCCGCGACGGCCATCCGGTGCACGAGGTGATTGCCCATTACTGGGCACGCTCGGTGCCGGTGCTGTCGCAGTGGCCGGGCTTTTCCGAACAGTTCACCATCGACGGGAGGGCGCCGGCCACCGGCGAGACCTGGCGCAACCCGAATCTGGCCGACACCCTGCAACAGCTCGCCGAGGGCGGGCGGGATGCGTTCTACAAGGGCGATATCGCGCGGACGATTGACGCGTACTTCCGTGAAAACGACGGCTTCCTGCGCTACGAAGACCTGGCCGCGCACGAGGGCAACTGGGTCGACCCGGTCTCCACGAACTACCGCGGCTTCGATGTCTGGGAGCTGCCGCCCAGCGGCCAGGGCATCGCCGCGCTGCAGATCCTCAACCTGCTCGAGCCCTACGACCTGCAGTCCTACGGCTTCGGCAGCCCGGAGCACGTGCACCTGTTCGTGGAGGCCAAGAAGCTGGCGTTTGCCGACCGCGCGCGCTGGTACGCGGATCCGGACTTCCACCCTGCCCCGGTCACCCGGCTGATTTCGAAGGAATACGCCGCCGAACGCGGCCAGCTGATGTCGATCGACCGCGCCGCCCGCCAGGTGCAGCCGGGCACGCCGGCGCAGCTGGACGAAGGCGACACCATCTACCTCACCACCGCCGATGCCGACGGCATGATGGTGTCGCTGATCCAGTCCAACTACCGCGGCATGGGCAGCGGAATGGCCCCGCCCGGGCTGGGCTTCATCCTGCAGAACCGCGGCGAGCAGTTCGTGCTTGGCGACCCCGGCCATCCCAACGCCTACGCGCCCGGCAAGCGGCCGTTCCACACCATCATCCCTGCCTTCGTGACGAAGGACGGCGAGCCGTGGCTGTCCTATGGCGTGATGGGCGGGGCCATGCAGCCGCAGGGCCACGTGCAGATCCTGATCAACATGATCGATTTCGGCATGAACCTGCAGGAGGCCGGCGATGCGCCGCGCATCCATCACGACGGCTCGGCCGAGCCGGTGGGCGACAACGCGCCCATGGCCGACGGCGGCCGGATCGAACTTGAGTCCGGGTTTCCGTATGAGACCGTGCGCGCGCTCATGCGCAAGGGCCATCGCGTACAGTTCGCCGACGGTCCCTACGGTGGCTACCAGGCGATCCAGGCCAATCCCCACGGCGGCTGGATCGGCGCCAGCGAGTCACGCAAGGACGGGCAGGCGTCGGGGTATTGA
- a CDS encoding histidine phosphatase family protein: MRELILLRHAHAEPAQAGQSDLDRPLSPDGHAEAEAAARWLAGRRLAPDCVVCSPARRTRETLETVLSVLGYVDQRLDERIYEATPGTLAALLDGYREVDRLLMVGHNPGLERLVALLNSGQSSQFRGMPPAGIAVLEFGAEGPVEPGGATLSAFWWP, from the coding sequence ATGCGCGAACTGATCCTGCTGCGCCACGCCCACGCCGAGCCGGCCCAGGCCGGGCAGTCGGACCTGGACAGGCCGCTGTCGCCCGATGGCCACGCCGAGGCCGAGGCCGCCGCGCGCTGGCTCGCCGGTCGGCGCCTGGCCCCGGACTGCGTGGTGTGCTCCCCGGCCCGGCGCACCCGCGAGACGCTCGAGACCGTGCTCTCGGTGCTGGGCTATGTGGACCAGCGCCTGGACGAGCGGATCTACGAGGCCACCCCGGGCACCCTGGCCGCGCTGCTGGACGGCTACCGCGAGGTGGACCGGTTGCTGATGGTTGGCCACAACCCCGGCCTGGAGCGGCTGGTGGCCCTGCTCAACAGCGGCCAGTCCAGCCAGTTCCGCGGCATGCCGCCGGCGGGCATCGCCGTGCTGGAGTTCGGCGCCGAGGGCCCGGTGGAACCGGGTGGCGCCACCCTCTCCGCGTTCTGGTGGCCGTGA
- a CDS encoding DUF922 domain-containing protein, with product MALALAAALGAGAPAASEPVTVDYYDVHGDTLLEVARWMDRNGPAGDDGRRFHGYTRWQVSWRYQFKPGRDACATAAVDIDLQVTMQLPRWRPPERVPAATVREWERYMVALRAHEDGHAAIGAAVAEAIRRELAAMRSPSGCAALAEAIERRASQILDDHKARELAYDASTGHGATQGARLRVGVSR from the coding sequence ATGGCGCTCGCCCTGGCAGCCGCGCTGGGCGCGGGCGCGCCCGCCGCGTCGGAGCCGGTCACGGTCGACTACTACGACGTCCACGGGGACACCCTCCTGGAGGTCGCGCGGTGGATGGACCGGAACGGTCCGGCGGGCGATGACGGGCGGCGGTTCCACGGCTATACGCGGTGGCAGGTGAGCTGGCGCTACCAGTTCAAGCCAGGCCGCGACGCATGCGCGACGGCCGCGGTCGACATCGACCTCCAGGTCACGATGCAGCTGCCCCGCTGGCGCCCCCCGGAGCGCGTCCCGGCGGCAACGGTTCGCGAATGGGAGCGGTACATGGTCGCGCTGCGGGCGCATGAGGACGGCCACGCTGCCATCGGCGCCGCGGTGGCCGAGGCCATCAGGCGGGAGCTGGCGGCGATGAGGAGTCCGTCGGGCTGTGCGGCGCTCGCCGAAGCCATCGAGCGCAGGGCGAGCCAGATCCTCGATGACCACAAGGCCAGGGAATTGGCCTACGACGCGTCCACCGGCCACGGGGCTACCCAGGGCGCGCGGCTGCGGGTGGGCGTTTCCCGCTGA
- a CDS encoding alpha/beta fold hydrolase, with translation MAEAAGLAPAQAYAPPLWLRNAHLQTVLGSSPWRRRRGGQALAATGAQTTAHIVDGGAGVRLQGLHSAVPGARTRGLVLLLHGWEGSSASSYMSLGAAQLLQRGFEVFRLDFRDHGDSHHLNPDLFHSNLIDEVVHAAQDLAGRFPARPMLAAGWSLGGNFALRLALRAPAAGLPLAGVAAVCPVLDPALTLVQMERMPLYLRHFENSWRRSLVRKRELFPDLHDYDDATLRLGMRELTERLLLRNTEFGSLQEYFDGYSIAGDRLAGLQLPAALLTSRDDPVIPAEGFRHLRLPGHAHLEIAPWGGHCGFLESARLDGYSERWVADWLDRAAAAG, from the coding sequence ATGGCTGAGGCAGCCGGCCTGGCGCCAGCGCAGGCGTACGCGCCGCCGCTCTGGCTGCGTAACGCCCACCTGCAGACCGTGCTGGGCAGCAGCCCGTGGCGGCGCCGTCGTGGTGGGCAGGCGCTGGCCGCGACCGGTGCCCAAACCACCGCGCACATCGTTGATGGCGGCGCCGGGGTGCGGCTGCAGGGCCTGCACAGCGCGGTGCCCGGCGCCAGGACCCGCGGCCTGGTGCTGCTGCTGCACGGATGGGAGGGCAGCAGCGCGTCGAGCTACATGAGCCTGGGCGCAGCGCAGCTGCTGCAGCGGGGATTCGAGGTGTTCCGGCTCGACTTCCGCGACCACGGTGATTCCCACCATCTCAATCCGGACCTGTTCCACTCCAACCTGATCGACGAGGTGGTGCACGCGGCGCAGGACCTCGCCGGACGCTTCCCGGCGCGGCCAATGCTGGCGGCGGGCTGGTCGCTGGGCGGCAACTTCGCGCTGCGGCTGGCGCTGCGGGCCCCCGCGGCGGGCCTGCCGCTGGCCGGCGTGGCCGCGGTGTGCCCGGTGCTCGATCCCGCGCTGACCCTGGTGCAGATGGAGCGCATGCCGCTGTACCTGCGGCACTTCGAGAACAGCTGGCGGCGCTCGCTGGTGCGCAAGCGGGAGCTGTTCCCCGACCTGCACGACTACGACGACGCCACCCTCCGGCTGGGCATGCGCGAGCTGACCGAGCGGCTGCTGCTTCGAAACACCGAATTCGGCAGCCTGCAGGAGTATTTCGACGGCTACTCGATTGCCGGTGACCGCCTCGCCGGCCTGCAGCTGCCGGCTGCGTTGCTGACCAGCCGCGATGATCCGGTGATCCCCGCCGAGGGCTTCCGCCACCTGCGCCTGCCCGGCCACGCTCACCTTGAGATCGCACCGTGGGGCGGGCACTGCGGCTTCCTCGAGAGCGCGCGCCTGGACGGCTATTCCGAGCGTTGGGTGGCGGACTGGCTGGACCGGGCCGCGGCCGCCGGTTGA
- a CDS encoding hotdog fold thioesterase has protein sequence MPASSPASPFRRATTLDALNASSRGTAMEPLGIVFTAIGHDSLTATMPVDQRTRQPYGLLHGGASALLAETLGSTAGMLCVDEGQGCVGIEINANHLRGVRSGTVTGTARPLHVGRSTQVWEIRIEDEAGRLVCVSRLTLAVVSLR, from the coding sequence ATGCCAGCCTCCTCCCCCGCCTCCCCGTTCCGCCGCGCGACCACCCTGGATGCCCTCAATGCCAGCTCGCGCGGCACCGCCATGGAGCCACTGGGGATCGTCTTCACCGCGATCGGCCACGATTCCCTGACCGCCACGATGCCCGTTGACCAGCGGACCCGGCAGCCGTATGGGCTGCTGCATGGCGGCGCCTCGGCCCTGCTGGCCGAGACCCTGGGCAGCACCGCGGGCATGCTCTGCGTTGACGAAGGCCAGGGCTGCGTGGGGATCGAGATCAACGCCAACCACCTGCGCGGCGTGCGCAGCGGCACCGTCACCGGCACGGCCCGGCCGCTTCACGTGGGGCGCAGCACCCAGGTCTGGGAAATCCGCATCGAGGACGAGGCCGGCCGCCTGGTCTGCGTGTCGCGACTGACCCTGGCGGTGGTGTCGCTCCGCTGA
- a CDS encoding YceI family protein, giving the protein MKSHAGLLSLCLLLPVPVPAGAAGGHDLEIDTAASQVGFSLRTRWGQALEGRLPAWRGQVVEMPGGQWQVRMLVDARQVEIVGHPRYTRLTRGEGFFHVRRWPQMEMQSDPFPPALLRAGGELAGIVGMRGLRRAEVFTIEPASCDRPLLDCPVVVTGEVSRTDYGMDRWTLALGQQVRFRLSLWAHSPGTT; this is encoded by the coding sequence GTGAAGTCCCATGCCGGCCTGTTGAGCCTCTGCCTGCTGCTGCCCGTGCCGGTCCCGGCCGGGGCTGCCGGCGGGCACGACCTTGAGATCGATACGGCCGCCTCGCAGGTGGGCTTCAGCCTGCGTACCCGCTGGGGCCAGGCGCTGGAGGGCCGGCTGCCGGCCTGGCGCGGGCAGGTGGTGGAGATGCCCGGCGGCCAGTGGCAGGTGCGGATGCTGGTGGATGCGCGCCAGGTGGAGATCGTCGGCCATCCGCGCTACACGCGCCTGACCCGCGGCGAGGGCTTCTTCCACGTCCGCCGCTGGCCGCAGATGGAGATGCAGTCCGATCCGTTCCCGCCCGCGCTGCTGCGCGCCGGTGGCGAACTGGCGGGCATCGTGGGCATGCGCGGGCTGCGCCGCGCCGAAGTGTTCACCATCGAGCCGGCCTCGTGCGACCGGCCGCTGCTCGATTGCCCGGTGGTGGTGACCGGTGAAGTCTCGCGCACCGATTACGGCATGGATCGCTGGACCCTGGCCCTGGGGCAGCAGGTGCGCTTCCGCCTCAGCCTGTGGGCGCACTCGCCGGGCACCACATGA
- a CDS encoding ParA family protein: MKSVLVASSKGGVGKTTIATHLAAHAALSGQNTVLIDADPQGSSTRWAERRSHLDSAVLAMDGSRRARRAWESIPSGTDTVVIDGAAGAMGRDLTPWLDHADAVVVPVLPSTVDLDATVPFLNTLLEHPRVRDSRLPVGLVANRLRPWTNTSQRALDAIAQWPYPTVAALRDSQAYVVLVGLGKSLFDFQSRKAREHQEDWAPLLRWLPG; the protein is encoded by the coding sequence ATGAAATCGGTGCTGGTGGCCAGTTCCAAGGGCGGCGTGGGCAAGACCACGATTGCCACCCATCTCGCCGCCCACGCGGCGCTCTCCGGCCAGAACACCGTGCTCATCGATGCCGATCCGCAGGGCTCCTCGACCCGCTGGGCCGAGCGGCGCTCGCACCTGGACAGCGCGGTGCTGGCGATGGATGGCAGCCGGCGGGCACGCCGCGCATGGGAGTCGATCCCTTCGGGGACGGATACGGTCGTGATCGATGGCGCGGCCGGCGCCATGGGCCGCGACCTGACGCCCTGGCTCGACCATGCCGATGCGGTGGTGGTGCCGGTGCTGCCCTCCACCGTGGACCTGGACGCCACGGTCCCCTTCCTCAACACGCTGCTCGAGCATCCGCGGGTGCGCGACAGCCGGCTGCCGGTGGGCCTGGTGGCGAACCGGCTCCGGCCGTGGACCAACACCTCGCAGCGGGCGCTGGATGCCATCGCGCAGTGGCCCTATCCCACCGTGGCCGCGCTGCGCGACAGCCAGGCGTACGTGGTGCTGGTGGGGCTGGGCAAGAGCCTGTTCGACTTCCAGTCGCGCAAGGCCCGTGAGCATCAGGAGGACTGGGCCCCCCTGCTGCGCTGGCTGCCGGGCTGA
- a CDS encoding lysophospholipid acyltransferase family protein, whose translation MPATPRSSSNPAMRVVRYAYRIPMLAWHALVHLPLVMLALSLPLARRPLASGEPLGHRLTRWWQGGLMRVFGFRLRRIGSPVEGAAMFVANHVSWVDILALHSQRMMGFVAKYEISRWPLVGWMAAKGETIFHRRGSQESLGGVMEEMQARLRAGRSVGVFPEGRTRGGDEVGPFHARIFSAAVEAAVPVQPVALRYGEGGDAQTVVAFAPGEHFVGNFLRLLGEPGRVGDVIFLEPIDPAALGSRRAIAGLARERIVAAMAGSHG comes from the coding sequence ATGCCGGCCACCCCCCGTTCATCCAGCAATCCCGCCATGCGCGTGGTGCGCTACGCATACCGGATCCCGATGCTGGCCTGGCACGCGCTCGTGCACCTGCCGCTGGTGATGCTGGCCCTCAGCCTGCCGCTGGCGCGCCGGCCCCTGGCCAGCGGCGAACCGCTGGGGCACCGGCTCACCCGCTGGTGGCAGGGCGGGCTGATGCGGGTGTTCGGCTTCCGCCTGCGCCGGATCGGTAGCCCGGTGGAAGGCGCGGCGATGTTCGTCGCCAACCACGTCAGCTGGGTCGACATCCTCGCCCTGCACAGCCAGCGCATGATGGGCTTCGTGGCCAAGTACGAAATCAGCCGCTGGCCGCTGGTGGGATGGATGGCGGCCAAGGGGGAAACCATCTTCCATCGCCGCGGCAGCCAGGAATCGCTGGGCGGGGTGATGGAGGAAATGCAGGCGCGGCTGCGTGCGGGGCGCTCGGTCGGGGTGTTCCCGGAAGGCCGCACCCGCGGCGGCGACGAGGTCGGTCCGTTCCATGCGCGCATCTTCAGCGCCGCGGTCGAGGCGGCGGTGCCGGTGCAGCCGGTGGCCCTGCGCTACGGCGAGGGCGGCGATGCGCAGACGGTGGTGGCGTTCGCCCCGGGCGAACACTTCGTCGGCAATTTCCTGCGCCTGCTCGGCGAGCCGGGCCGGGTGGGGGACGTGATCTTCCTGGAGCCGATCGACCCGGCGGCGCTGGGCAGCCGCCGCGCAATCGCCGGCCTTGCGCGCGAGCGCATCGTCGCGGCGATGGCCGGGAGCCATGGCTGA
- a CDS encoding AAA family ATPase: protein MGEMQDLAALIRAGTPLIVVETADEAQAVDMFRQTLTRVWRAMYRWTITEGLRRIDLDGEDPAEVAADVGTTLRTIRAATQRGVYLLLDFHPYLEYGGSQRQMRDILQRRDCLPHTLVLVGHRVELPRELESKAIRYRPRLPDAAALRRMVNEQAQAFAAEHGGRRVEQDPEAVERIVRNLQGLSLGDARRIARQLVFDDGALDERDLPQLAKLKFELLNRSGHLHYEYDTAQFADVAGARRLKRWIEQRRRVFTEGDPPPGLDPPKGMLLLGVQGCGKSLLAKAVAGGFGVPLVRLDFGTLYAKYHGESESNLREALSSAEQLAPCVLWIDEIEKAIASGGEGDGGVSRRVLGYLLTWMAERRSAVFIVATANQVHELPAELLRKGRFDEIFFVDLPTADVRAEVFSLHLARRGFAAGDFDLQALAAAADGFSGAEIEQAVVSALYAAHAAGQDLDGQLVLEEIQATRPLSVVMREQVAALREWALERTVPAD, encoded by the coding sequence ATGGGCGAGATGCAGGACCTGGCCGCGCTGATCCGAGCCGGCACCCCGTTGATCGTGGTCGAGACCGCCGACGAGGCGCAGGCGGTGGACATGTTCCGCCAGACCCTGACCCGGGTGTGGCGGGCCATGTACCGGTGGACGATCACCGAAGGCCTGCGCCGGATCGACCTGGATGGAGAGGACCCGGCCGAGGTCGCGGCCGACGTGGGCACCACGCTGCGCACCATCCGCGCCGCCACCCAGCGCGGGGTGTACCTGCTGCTGGATTTCCACCCCTACCTGGAATACGGCGGCAGCCAGCGCCAGATGCGCGACATCCTGCAGCGTCGCGACTGCCTGCCGCACACCCTGGTGCTGGTGGGACACAGGGTGGAATTGCCCCGCGAGCTGGAATCCAAGGCCATCCGCTATCGCCCGCGCCTGCCTGACGCGGCCGCGCTGCGGCGCATGGTCAACGAGCAGGCGCAGGCCTTCGCCGCCGAGCACGGCGGGCGCCGCGTGGAACAGGACCCGGAGGCCGTCGAACGCATTGTGCGCAACCTGCAGGGGCTGTCGCTGGGCGATGCCCGCCGCATCGCCCGGCAGCTGGTGTTCGACGACGGCGCGCTCGACGAGCGCGACCTGCCGCAGCTGGCGAAGCTCAAGTTCGAACTGCTCAACCGATCGGGCCACCTGCACTACGAATACGACACCGCGCAGTTCGCCGACGTGGCCGGTGCGCGCCGGCTCAAGCGCTGGATCGAACAGCGCCGGCGCGTGTTCACCGAAGGCGACCCGCCGCCGGGGCTGGACCCGCCCAAGGGCATGCTGCTGCTGGGCGTGCAGGGCTGCGGCAAGTCGCTGCTGGCCAAGGCGGTGGCCGGCGGCTTCGGGGTGCCGCTGGTGCGGCTGGATTTCGGCACCCTGTACGCCAAGTACCACGGCGAGAGCGAGTCCAACCTGCGCGAGGCGCTGTCATCGGCCGAGCAGCTGGCGCCGTGCGTGCTGTGGATCGACGAGATCGAGAAGGCGATCGCCTCCGGCGGCGAGGGCGACGGCGGCGTCTCGCGCCGCGTCCTCGGCTACCTGCTGACCTGGATGGCCGAGCGCAGGTCGGCGGTGTTCATCGTCGCCACCGCCAACCAGGTGCACGAGCTGCCAGCGGAGCTGCTGCGCAAGGGCCGCTTCGACGAGATCTTCTTCGTGGACCTGCCCACGGCGGACGTCCGGGCCGAGGTGTTCTCCCTGCACCTGGCGCGGCGCGGCTTCGCGGCGGGAGACTTCGACCTCCAGGCGCTGGCCGCGGCGGCCGATGGGTTCTCCGGGGCCGAGATCGAACAGGCGGTGGTTTCGGCCCTGTACGCCGCCCACGCCGCCGGCCAGGACCTGGACGGGCAGCTGGTGCTGGAGGAGATCCAGGCCACCCGGCCCCTCTCGGTGGTGATGCGCGAGCAGGTCGCAGCGCTGCGCGAGTGGGCGCTGGAGCGGACGGTGCCGGCCGACTGA